One genomic segment of Gossypium arboreum isolate Shixiya-1 chromosome 3, ASM2569848v2, whole genome shotgun sequence includes these proteins:
- the LOC108485657 gene encoding uncharacterized protein LOC108485657 has translation MMDIWSWICEPPNNDDWGESDPHPPLAFTMASSEEGDSSSTRSIQLKAERTMGSDSEVCITFTISFQGFQSSPLWVSDPCSLSSEQPFLPLVLQLLQETISRSPAMPNTICPRSQLQKLKPEPISWIIESHSPESFSSFFNLVLLTRLFWLCSWDAPSEIGSFYFQYLLGPNIEALTFKQVPVLRTFLVSIGVDTELCFMRTLGYMLTKWIILSELSVGLKTLITPLKGQQQHLGFSYATEAHGFWTLKGYAPVNAMKLLHSSDQKSQFPATGAKGSLLRYALAHQQLEAVIQLEYTIEFHDGYIQVNARVDNLRFHVARLGFSKKNDEMDDFLNEKHFPSRIRVWVGPEVGSTYVSGLTLGRSTNNGENEVETQRILKGRFGKYSKDSSHVKARARVSMKNKMKNWRWDQDAEGNAAVFDAVLCDNVTGHEIATWKSFDQNSNGSSHGFQHRYYGANRPFTKAGGLVFAGDDYGEGVGWRLNRDMEGSVLKWRIGGEVWLSYWPNNVRSSYVETRCVEWCDEVDLPLIPPGK, from the coding sequence ATGATGGACATTTGGTCTTGGATATGTGAGCCTCCTAACAATGACGATTGGGGTGAATCAGACCCACATCCACCGCTCGCCTTTACAATGGCGAGTTCTGAGGAAGGCGACTCAAGCTCAACTCGTTCGATCCAACTCAAAGCCGAGCGTACCATGGGGTCCGATTCAGAGGTCTGTATAACCTTCACAATAAGCTTCCAAGGGTTCCAATCTTCACCTCTTTGGGTCTCTGACCCCTGTTCTCTATCTTCAGAGCAACCTTTCCTCCCTTTAGTACTTCAGCTTCTCCAAGAAACCATCAGCCGTTCACCAGCAATGCCCAACACCATTTGCCCGAGGTCTCAGCTTCAAAAACTCAAACCCGAACCCATTTCTTGGATCATTGAGTCTCACTCACCCGAATCATTCTCGAGTTTCTTTAACCTTGTCCTTCTCACACGCTTGTTTTGGCTATGTTCTTGGGATGCTCCTAGTGAAATCGGGTCTTTCTATTTCCAATACTTACTAGGTCCAAACATCGAAGCCTTAACGTTTAAACAAGTCCCCGTGCTGAGGACCTTTCTGGTCTCCATTGGTGTCGACACCGAGCTGTGTTTCATGCGAACCTTGGGGTACATGTTGACCAAATGGATCATTTTAAGTGAACTCAGCGTTGGATTAAAAACGCTAATAACTCCTTTAAAAGGGCAGCAGCAGCACTTGGGATTTTCATATGCAACCGAGGCTCATGGATTTTGGACCTTGAAAGGGTATGCACCAGTTAATGCAATGAAGCTATTACATTCAAGTGATCAGAAAAGCCAATTTCCGGCCACCGGAGCAAAGGGTTCACTGTTAAGGTACGCACTCGCACACCAGCAGCTCGAGGCCGTCATTCAATTGGAATACACCATTGAATTCCATGATGGGTACATCCAAGTGAACGCACGTGTCGATAACTTACGCTTCCACGTGGCCAGACTAGGGTTCAGCAAAAAAAACGACGAAATGGATGATTTCTTGAACGAGAAACACTTCCCGTCAAGGATCCGAGTTTGGGTCGGACCGGAAGTCGGGTCAACGTACGTGTCCGGGTTAACCTTGGGTCGGTCCACGAACAATGGTGAAAACGAAGTCGAAACACAAAGGATCCTTAAAGGGAGATTCGGGAAATATTCAAAGGATTCCTCCCATGTTAAAGCAAGAGCAAGGGTTTCCATGAAGAACAAGATGAAAAACTGGAGGTGGGATCAAGACGCGGAAGGGAACGCCGCGGTGTTCGACGCGGTGCTATGCGACAACGTGACGGGCCACGAAATCGCAACGTGGAAATCGTTCGATCAAAATAGCAACGGCAGCAGCCATGGTTTCCAGCATAGGTACTATGGAGCTAACAGGCCATTTACCAAAGCTGGTGGATTGGTATTTGCAGGAGATGATTATGGAGAAGGTGTAGGATGGAGATTGAACAGGGACATGGAAGGGAGTGTTCTGAAATGGAGAATTGGAGGTGAAGTTTGGTTGAGTTATTGGCCTAATAATGTGAGGAGTTCTTATGTGGAAACAAGGTGTGTTGAATGGTGTGATGAAGTTGATTTGCCATTAATCCCGCCCggaaaataa